In Glycine max cultivar Williams 82 chromosome 4, Glycine_max_v4.0, whole genome shotgun sequence, the genomic stretch aataataaattcaaaaggtaagcatttaaaaattaaactaaatttttaaaatgaatttcgtaattttaattttattatttcatgattatcatttaaatataacacatatttatataaattatttgatattagttaatttgaaaaaagaaactgtttttaataatagagtttaacttttatagaatttttatagaatgttggtaaaaataactatattgtaaaaaaattaaaatttatcattaatatatttttatttaattattatatttgaaaaaaaaattatatttttattatttttaaacaaatttttcagaacaaaaataaaaatattttcatgagacacaaaaattatgttttaagtctttaaatatagagttaattataatccacatgtaatttatttttattatatttgtcatttttttattatttttgacatcatttgttaattatgtgaattttttgttaataaatttaataaaaaaattatttaggaaagaagaaacaaagaaaaagaattatatttaaatagtgatgaatattttttgtcaaagttattttaatactcaattaaatattttttttagatttacttaataaaactttaaattttaattcacgaACTAAGTTTGAGAACAAGAATAGCATATTAGGTCTGGTAACCAGGACACACCCAAATTTAGTATGATTATCATTTATGAAATGATTATCACCGAGTTCTTATTATAAAAAGGTCAtccttattaatatttaatattgtattaaaacttaaatttaaaatcactagttaaattaaaacaatcttatcaattgatttatatacttagtagcaaacaaaaattgttacaatttttttataatatcaattaattgaaaaatattttgatataatttttaatataattattacagaAATTTACGATACTATAACTTACGATCAAAAAAGTCATAGTTAAATTTAGTATgattatcatttataaaatgATTATCACCGagttcttattataaaaaagtcatccttattaatatttaatattgtattaaaacttaaatttaaaatcactagttaaattaaaacaatcttatcaattgatttatatacttagtagcaaacaaaaattgttacaatttttttataatatcaattaattgaaaaatattttgatataatttttaatataattattacagaAATTTacgatatttaattaaaatattttatcttttatttttaaaaattcataattttaaatcttttattctttaattgagatatttcattttttattttattaaaaaattttaattttaattttaattttttagaagtaAAAGACGAACTatcttaattaaatgaaatgatcaatgattaaaattacaaattttttaaaaataaaatatcttaattaaaaaataaaaattaaattatggatttataaaaataagaacagtgtatctttataaaaattaaattatgccAAATGCATTTTTTAAGCTTCATGTATCTTTATTTGCAAAACGTGATACATTTTGTCCAAGGGCCcacttttttaagataatattataatttatattgtgaagcatttcctatcaaaacaaaaataatattgtgtTTCCATTTTGCCATTTCCATTTTgccaaataatattatattgtgAAGCGTCAGAACTAAAATGCATTTCCATTTTGCCAAATGCATTTTGTCCAAGGGCCCACTAAAATGCATTTCCATTTTATCAAAACTAAAATGCATTTCCATTTTGCCAAATGCATTTTGTCCAAGGGCCCATTTATATTGTGAAGCGTCAGAGGTACGTATACGTAAGTAGCATTTCCCCAAAATAAAACGACCTCAGCCTAGTCATCAGTCCCTCATTTGCGTAAACCCTTGTCGTCATCGCGCTGTGGCCACCGCCGTCACCGTCGCACTGGTTCGTGGCCTCGTCAGCGGAACCTGTGGCTGGAATCGTTTGGTATTTCTGGTatgctatttttgtttttttattttcaatgctctattttcttttggtttcaCTGTCTCTATTATCCGTGTACCTTGTTCtcatattttcctttttgtttttattttcatgctttGAATTAGGACTTTGAATCTTGGTCGTGGTTGTGATTTGAACTCCTATTTAATTTCATGACAAATAAAACAAcaccttttttaattttgtgatttttaaatattatgtacTCCTAGCCTTACATGCTATTCTAGTGAGTTTTTTGCTGGTTCGGAGTCACTAAATGCGTGATAGgacctaataaaaaatagtgtttGCCTTTTGAAATCATTAGTTCTAATTCTGTCTTTTTTTAAGTCCTTTGTCattatttcttttaacaaaatataattttgattttaatttttttttaaatataaatgaaaaatcacCCCTAATATGACGTTAATAATCTGACGCTAACCTTGGATGTCAGCTGTTCTTTTCACATGACACATGTGTAACTTttgaaaaattagtattttaatttattattttattatatgaagTTGAAtgtattgattaattttttatatttatttcctaGATGTCGTATCATATTTATTTCCTAGATGTCGTGGAATCTTCAATTTAaaactgaatttaatttatatgcaaGTGTAAGTATCCAATAAGAATTTACTGTTACATAAtcgatatcttttttttattaataagatgATCATAAAACCATTGAACCAAGCTAAgggttaaaaaagaagaagaaaaggtctCTGTACGTCATCCAATATTCTTTTAGTAATTGAAGCCATTgacttaattgattttaaaattcctGCTTTGTGACCTAAAGTCTTTGATGATAAATAATAcggtaaataataaattaaagctcTGATGTTTTCCAAGATTCTAATGCATGTGGATTTCTTGAAAAATTCTAAGCGTTACATTTGCTTGGTTTTTAGAAGATAAAGTTTTTATctccttaatttattattttaactattaattttcactctaattaatgtgttaaattaagtatattccaccttatttattgtattttagaataaattacaGACAATTCTTGAGATTGATGAGGTCAATGATCCGCTATAtctaatgacattgaccatcccacagctTTTTTTGAAGCCattgcaggttatgtgggatgctaccttgTTTGGCCTGTTTAATGAaaacttccccttgtacataaagcatgaagatctgtctgaaattgcacacggtggtcaatgtctcagcatatctgttatacagttgtggattctgtaagtcaatttagattattgttaattacctaatttattgttttacctttatgcataatttactttgtgttaacaacaataggcatatgactgagacaagtatacGAGCCGGGAATatcgatgtgtatggattcctcgagccacagtctatCCAGAGATCTggccaatcacaatttgaatcagaaaattACATGAAGAACTGGATGCAAAATTCAAAACGGGATGTgtaccttggagcctacctgaatgggtaactTAAAcccaacaaatgaatttaaataatgtataatagtataataacctatattggtctccactgcagtgcacattggcaaatggccgtcattttgcctaaggaaaatgttgtcatttggttttgttcgttgcataataagccagacaactaccttaaaggCATAATTAATAtgtcagtgttgtttttcaatacatttgcattagcaatAGTCaggtaaatcaaaattttaaatgtacaaTAAGAATCTATGTTTGTATTcaatagtgctttgaaaggacttgacgatactcaacaaagtaaatccaagtctcctgctaggtggattgttgttaaagtaagttatttaaacaatatgtttttacttatattttagtactgtgtagactaatttgtactgATCGTtgcatatctaaatttcataatgtatttagtgtaatagacaactATAATtgggtattacgtcatgcactggatgtcaactataatcttaggaaatttccagaataattgggaaattgtaatttttaattcaccaaatttcatattattatgattgctaatatattattaacttatgttttattatatcatgcagtatttcactgatcctagaccattggaaccagaaagattgaaggcgcttcgcaACCAGTGGGCAAAGTACTATTTGAAAGTGAAAACTGAAACTTAGGATGTTtagacaattttgtaattgtagtttatatttacttacttaatttacaattcatgtctcaacattaaatatgttttaaattcatagtaattagtaaatttctcattaaatttttttggtaaaaactgTTTTAAAACGGAATGAAAAGTATAtgttgtgtggtctgattttaaaatttacaagttATTTT encodes the following:
- the LOC100776377 gene encoding uncharacterized protein, giving the protein MTETSIRAGNIDVYGFLEPQSIQRSGQSQFESENYMKNWMQNSKRDVYLGAYLNGAHWQMAVILPKENVVIWFCSLHNKPDNYLKGIINIALKGLDDTQQSKSKSPVID